A genome region from Canis lupus dingo isolate Sandy chromosome 7, ASM325472v2, whole genome shotgun sequence includes the following:
- the ANGEL2 gene encoding protein angel homolog 2 isoform X1, whose product MEAWRCVRRGYGRCVVGRGRYPMLPHHQKSLGRDWTTPWENLQRCCWNRHISSCMRWPGHYSRAPYPYFSSRHFSLNWRPPCLFESRTPFQYWNWRPDNLSQTSLIHLSSYIMNSEGDEPSSKRRKHQGTIQRHWEYICNHNKDKTKILGDQNVDPTCEDSDNKFDFSVMSYNILSQDLLEDNSHLYRHCRRPVLHWSFRFPNILKEIKHFDADVLCLQEVQEDHYGAEIRPSLESLGYHCEYKMRTGRKPDGCAICFKHSKFALLSVNPVEFYRRDVPLLDRDNVGLVLLLQPKIPSAASPVICVANTHLLYNPRRGDIKLTQLAMLLAEISSVAHQKDGSFCPIVMCGDFNSVPGSPLYSFIKEGKLNYEGLAIGKVSGQEQSSRGQRILSIPIWPPNLGISQNCVYEVQQLPKVEKTDSDLTQTELDKTEVLVTAEKLSSNLQHHFSLSSVYSHYFPDTGIPEVTTCHSRSAITVDYIFYSAEKEDVAEQPGSEVALVGGLKLLARLSLLTEQDLWTVNGLPNENNSSDHLPLLAKFRLEL is encoded by the exons ATGGAAGCGTGGCGCTGTGTGAGGAGGGGCTACGGCCGCTGTGTGGTGGGGAGAGGCCG atacCCCATGTTACCCCATCACCAGAAGAGTCTGGGCAGAGATTGGACGACACCGTGGGAGAATCTGCAAAGGTGTTGCTGGAACAGACATATTTCTAGTTGTATGAGGTGGCCTGGACATTATTCTCGTGCTCCTTACCCATACTTCAGTAGTAGGCATTTTTCACTAAATTGGAGACCACCTTGTTTGTTTGAGTCTAGAACTCCGTTTCAGTACTGGAACTGGAGACCTGACAACCTGAGCCAGACCTCTTTGATTCATCTCTCTAGTTACATCATGAACTCTGAGGGAGATGAACCTTCATCAAAACGAAGAAAACACCAAG GCACAATACAACGACATTGGGAATATATATGTAACCATAATAAAGACAAGACGAAGATCCTAGGAGACCAAAATGTTGACCCCACATGTGAAGACAGTGATAACAAGTTTGACTTTTCAGTGATGTCCTATAATATACTTTCACAAGATTTATTGGAAGACAATTCACACCTCTATAGACACTGCCGGCGGCCAGTTTTACACTGGAGCTTTAGGTTTCCCaatattctgaaagaaattaaacactTTGATGCAGAT gtaCTTTGTTTGCAAGAAGTTCAAGAAGATCATTATGGAGCAGAGATCAGGCCAAGTTTGGAATCTTTGG GTTATCACTGTGAATACAAGATGCGGACAGGAAGGAAACCTGATGGCTGTGCCATCTGCTTCAAACATTCCAAATTTGCACTCTTATCAGTGAACCCTGTGGAATTCTATCGCCGTGACGTTCCTCTGTTGGACAGAGACAATGTTGGATTAGTGTTACTCTTGCAGCCCAAAATTCCAAGTGCTGCCTCTCCTGTGATCTGTGTAGCTAACACACATCTGTTGTATAATCCAAGGCGAGGTGATATTAAGCTGACCCAGTTGGCAATGCTTCTGGCAGAGATTTCCAGTGTTGCCCATCAGAAAGATGGCAGCTTCTGCCCTATTGTTATGTGTGGTGACTTTAATTCTGTTCCTGGTTCTCCGCTCTATAGttttataaaggaaggaaaattgaaTTATGAAGGACTTGCCATCGGCAAG GTATCTGGCCAGGAACAGTCTTCACGGGGACAAAGAATTTTATCTATTCCAATTTGGCCCCCAAACCTAGGTATCTCACAGAACTGTGTGTATGAGGTACAGCAGTTACCAAAAGTAGAAAAGACAG ACAGTGATCTGACACAGACAGAGCTGGACAAAACAGAGGTCCTAGTGACAGCTGAAAA ATTATCTTCAAATTTACAGCACCATTTCAGCTTGTCATCTGTTTATTCACATTATTTTCCTGACACTGGAATTCCAGAAGTGACCACTTGTCATTCCCGAAGTGCCATAACTGTggattatattttctattctgctGAAAAGGAAGATGTTGCTGAGCAGCCAG
- the ANGEL2 gene encoding protein angel homolog 2 isoform X2 has translation MLPHHQKSLGRDWTTPWENLQRCCWNRHISSCMRWPGHYSRAPYPYFSSRHFSLNWRPPCLFESRTPFQYWNWRPDNLSQTSLIHLSSYIMNSEGDEPSSKRRKHQGTIQRHWEYICNHNKDKTKILGDQNVDPTCEDSDNKFDFSVMSYNILSQDLLEDNSHLYRHCRRPVLHWSFRFPNILKEIKHFDADVLCLQEVQEDHYGAEIRPSLESLGYHCEYKMRTGRKPDGCAICFKHSKFALLSVNPVEFYRRDVPLLDRDNVGLVLLLQPKIPSAASPVICVANTHLLYNPRRGDIKLTQLAMLLAEISSVAHQKDGSFCPIVMCGDFNSVPGSPLYSFIKEGKLNYEGLAIGKVSGQEQSSRGQRILSIPIWPPNLGISQNCVYEVQQLPKVEKTDSDLTQTELDKTEVLVTAEKLSSNLQHHFSLSSVYSHYFPDTGIPEVTTCHSRSAITVDYIFYSAEKEDVAEQPGSEVALVGGLKLLARLSLLTEQDLWTVNGLPNENNSSDHLPLLAKFRLEL, from the exons ATGTTACCCCATCACCAGAAGAGTCTGGGCAGAGATTGGACGACACCGTGGGAGAATCTGCAAAGGTGTTGCTGGAACAGACATATTTCTAGTTGTATGAGGTGGCCTGGACATTATTCTCGTGCTCCTTACCCATACTTCAGTAGTAGGCATTTTTCACTAAATTGGAGACCACCTTGTTTGTTTGAGTCTAGAACTCCGTTTCAGTACTGGAACTGGAGACCTGACAACCTGAGCCAGACCTCTTTGATTCATCTCTCTAGTTACATCATGAACTCTGAGGGAGATGAACCTTCATCAAAACGAAGAAAACACCAAG GCACAATACAACGACATTGGGAATATATATGTAACCATAATAAAGACAAGACGAAGATCCTAGGAGACCAAAATGTTGACCCCACATGTGAAGACAGTGATAACAAGTTTGACTTTTCAGTGATGTCCTATAATATACTTTCACAAGATTTATTGGAAGACAATTCACACCTCTATAGACACTGCCGGCGGCCAGTTTTACACTGGAGCTTTAGGTTTCCCaatattctgaaagaaattaaacactTTGATGCAGAT gtaCTTTGTTTGCAAGAAGTTCAAGAAGATCATTATGGAGCAGAGATCAGGCCAAGTTTGGAATCTTTGG GTTATCACTGTGAATACAAGATGCGGACAGGAAGGAAACCTGATGGCTGTGCCATCTGCTTCAAACATTCCAAATTTGCACTCTTATCAGTGAACCCTGTGGAATTCTATCGCCGTGACGTTCCTCTGTTGGACAGAGACAATGTTGGATTAGTGTTACTCTTGCAGCCCAAAATTCCAAGTGCTGCCTCTCCTGTGATCTGTGTAGCTAACACACATCTGTTGTATAATCCAAGGCGAGGTGATATTAAGCTGACCCAGTTGGCAATGCTTCTGGCAGAGATTTCCAGTGTTGCCCATCAGAAAGATGGCAGCTTCTGCCCTATTGTTATGTGTGGTGACTTTAATTCTGTTCCTGGTTCTCCGCTCTATAGttttataaaggaaggaaaattgaaTTATGAAGGACTTGCCATCGGCAAG GTATCTGGCCAGGAACAGTCTTCACGGGGACAAAGAATTTTATCTATTCCAATTTGGCCCCCAAACCTAGGTATCTCACAGAACTGTGTGTATGAGGTACAGCAGTTACCAAAAGTAGAAAAGACAG ACAGTGATCTGACACAGACAGAGCTGGACAAAACAGAGGTCCTAGTGACAGCTGAAAA ATTATCTTCAAATTTACAGCACCATTTCAGCTTGTCATCTGTTTATTCACATTATTTTCCTGACACTGGAATTCCAGAAGTGACCACTTGTCATTCCCGAAGTGCCATAACTGTggattatattttctattctgctGAAAAGGAAGATGTTGCTGAGCAGCCAG